Genomic segment of Pseudothermotoga hypogea DSM 11164 = NBRC 106472:
TATCAACCTTCCTGCCAGAGTCTTCGCGTTTTCTTTCGAACAGTCGTAAGCCAAGACCAAGAATTCGTCTCCACCAAACCTGCACACCAGATCACCGGCTCTTAGGCATTTCGCTATTCTGGACGCGGTCACTTTCAGAACTTCATCACCAACGAGGTGTCCATGAACATCGTTGACTCTCTTGAAACCGCTCAGATCCAAGAACAGAATGCTGAGTTCTCTGTTCTCTCTTTTGGCAAGGCTCAGCATTTTCTCTGATAGCTCATCGAACATCCTCCTGTTTGGAAGATTGGTCAACGAATCGTGGTAAGACATACGTTCAAGCTCTTCTTTCTGTCGCTGAATGCGTTTCTCCAATTCAAGCCTATTGAAAATGACAGCCAGCAAGTTCGCCAAGAGTTTTGCGATCTTGATCGAAATTTTGCCAAAGGCGTCTTCTCGTTCCATGTTGTCGAGGTTCAACGTGAGCCTGAGTTCTTTTCCAATCCTGATTGGTATGATCAAAGTCGATTTTATCTCATCTAATCTTCCAGATTTTTTCAACACGTCAAGTCGTTCATCTTTTATGAGCGTGTCAACTGAGCGTGCCATACCAACGATTCTGATCACAAAGTCCATTTCTCCCAAGCATGTTTCCTGCTCTTCCACCGAGAAGGATATCGTCCTTAATCCCTCAAGATCGAATCCAACCGCGGCGACGTACTTGAAACGATCTTGCTCCCTCACAAGAACAGATCCAGCCTGAGCGCCCGGGACGATCTCGATCGCGCTCTGAAGGATGTCTTGATAAACGTTCTCTACGTTCTCACCCAACAGTTTTCCAGTCAAGTTCAAAACTGCTTGGAGTAATCGTTCACAATCGTGCAACTGTGGTTCACGCTCCTTGCTCCAATATCTTCAGGAACACTTCCACAACTTTTGGATCGAATTGCCTTCCGCTCTGGTTCTTAATGTATTCGATCGCTTCTTGCTTTGTCCAAGCCTTTCGATAAGGTCTATCGCTGGTGAGCGCATCGTACACATCCACAACCGCGAAGATCCTCGCTGAGAGCGGTATTTCTTCACCTTTCAGACCGAACGGATAACCATTTCCGTCCCAGCGTTCGTGATGGTACAACGGTATGTCCAAAGCAGATTTGAGATATTCGATCTTCGAAAGCATCTCTTGAGCGTACAGCGGGTGCATTTTCATGATTTTCCATTCTTCTTCATCCAACTTTCCAGGTTTCAAAAGAATTCGATCCGGTATGGCGAGCTTTCCTATATCGTGCAACAGTGCACCACGACGTATGTGGATCAATTGTTCTTTTTCTATGCCCATGGCTTTCGCGATTTGCACCGTCAGATTTGCCACTCTTTCACTGTGTCCATAAGTTTCTGCATCCCTCATGTCTATGGCTCGAGCCAACGCTTCTATGGTTTCATCGTACGCCTTCAACAGTTTGGTGTTTGCCTCCTGAAGATCTCTCAACAAAAGGATTCGCTCGATCGCTATCTTGATCTGGTTGACGATGGCGGTGAAGAAATCCAACCACTCTCGGTCCGGCTCAAAAACATCACTTCGATAAACTTCGAACAGGCAACACAAAGGACGATTTTCCAACAACAGTACTGTGCTGTGATACCACTGAAATTTCTCTTCTTGAAGGATTTTCTTTCTTGATGGCTCATTGGGCAAATCTCTCTCTTTGAGATTTTTTTCTCCATCGGCATCGAGAAAACCCGCCACAAGATCATTCAATGTCTCCTCGAGCACGTTCGTTTTGAAACCTTTCTTGGCAACCTGCTCGAATTTTCGATCCTTTGTGTTATACAAGGCCAAAAATGCCGAGTCGACGTTCAGAGCTCGAACGACTTGATCGAGTATTTCTCTTAAAACTTGTGTCAAATCATTCGAAAAGAGAATTACTTTGTCTATCATTTGAAGTGTGGAGAGCTTTTCAAAACTCCTTTGAAGGTCTTCAAACAGTTGTGCGTTCTCCAAAGCCGAAGCTGCCGCGCTGGCCAAAAGTTGAAGTGCCTGTATCCTCTTTTCGTTGAAAAAACCACTCTTGTCGCTGCGTACTACGAGAGTTCCGTACACACGCTTGGCATTCACCAAAGGAAACGCTGCGACTGTTCTTATGCCGAACAGCTTAGCTTTCCCTCTCCAAACTTCATACGTTGAGTCCGTGAGAGTGTCCTCGATCAGGACGAGATTTCCACTTTTGATAGACCTCCCAGCCGCTCCACGTCCGTATGGACTATCGTCCCACCGGGCGATGATGTTCTTCAAGCTTGGATCATCCTCTGGATATTTGCCCATGACCCTGACGCTTTCGTCCGGTGCGGCGTATCCGACCCAGGCGGAGTGCGCTCCGAAGAGTTCTACACAGGCTCTCGCAATCATTGTTGCCCTTTCTTTGACGTTCAAATCACTTTTGATCAAATGTTCTAAGATATCTGTCAAGGTTTTGAAGACGCTCAGTTGCTCTTGAAGCTCGTTCTCCAGTTGTCTTTTCTCCGTCACGTCCAAGCCAGCGCTTATGATGGCCTGGATGTGCCCATTTTCATCTTTCAAATACCCGTTGTGCCAGAGAATTAGCCTTTCTTCGTTTTTCTTGTTGACGATGGGATTCTCATAGACCTCAACCGGTTTGAGCTCACCGTTTTTGATCTTTTCAAAGACATCTCTAACTTCGTCCCTGATACGATCCGGCAGAAAGTTATCGAACCAGTTCTTCCCCACGATCTCGTCCATCTCATGTCCGAGTAATTCACAAGCCTTTTTGTTCGCGAGCACAACCTTTCCATTCGTGTCCAAGCCGAGTATCACAACGGGTGCCAGATCCAGATAGGATTTGAACTTTTCATAGAGGTCTTTGTACTTTTCTTCGAGCTCTCTCAACGCTCGGTTCTGCCTGTCGAACAAATCTTTCGCACGACCCACCAGCACAGCAAAGAAAAAATAAACCAAGATCGCCAGACCCACCTGAAACAGATCGGCCCTTTTGAAGATTCGATTGGCAACGATCACAAGAGCTGAACTTGTAATCGCGGCTGTTAATGCTCCTCTGATACCTTGACTCACCGCGAAATGCAACACTGGAAAGGCAAGAAGACTCGCCACGAGGATAACGTTCACTTTCGTGAAGAAGAGTGAGAAAGTGAAAGTATAGTAAGCAATGGCCAGCAGATTTATCGTCAATTTTGAAAATCTAATTCGCTCTCTGATCGTGACCTCTCCCAAATCAATCCTACCATGAGAGTGGAAAGGCCCTTCATACTGGAAACCGACACCTTCGAACTAAGGATAGACACAACGTTCAACTCCTCACATTTTCAGTCAGAAGAAAGAAGAGTTTTTCGAAATCTGAGCGTTGCTTTTCCGTGAATGCTGTTTTTTCTCGATGGTTTACAATATTCCACGACAGAGGTGATCGTTCTGCAGAAGGAAGATTTCGTCGATAGAGTTCTAATCCACGTCAAGGCCGGAGACGGTGGAAACGGCGCAGTGAGTTTCAGAAGGGAAAAGTACGTGCCCAAGGGCGGACCAGACGGTGGCGATGGTGGCGACGGTGGCTTTGTGATCCTACGTGCCGACGCCAGCCTTTCTACATTGCTCAAGTTCAAGTACCAGAAGAAGTTCGTCGCACAAGACGGCCAGCACGGTCGTGGCAAAAAACAAGCAGGAAAAAGCGGTGAAGATCTCATCATAGACGTTCCGGTCGGGACGGTCGTGAAGGATGCCAAAAGTGGTGAAATCATCGCTGACTTGGACAGACACGGCATGATGGTCTGTGTTGTGCGGGGCGGTAAGGGTGGCAGGGGCAACGTGCACTTTGCCACGAGCACGCTCAGAGCTCCAAGGATCGCCGAATCGGGTGAGAGGGGCGAAGAGAGATGGCTTGAGCTCGAGTTGAAGTTGCTCGCAGACGCTGGATTGATTGGTTTTCCGAACGTTGGAAAATCTTCCCTGATCGCCGCCATGAGCAACGCCAGGCCCAAGATCGCTGACTATCCTTTCACCACATTGATTCCCAACCTCGGTGTCGTGAGGTTGAACAGCGGTATGGAGTACGTTCTTGCAGACATCCCCGGATTGATCGAAGGCGCGCACAAAGGAAGTGGACTTGGAAATCTGTTCCTGAGGCACATAGAGAGGTGCAGCGTGTTGGTGCACGTGATCGATATAGCCTGTGTGGAAGGCAGAAACTTTCTGAAGGATTACGACACGATAATGGAAGAACTTTCGAAGTACAACATAGAACTTTTGAAAAAGCCACAGATTCTCGTTGCGAACAAGATCGATCTGCTCGAGGAGGATGAGTTAGAGAAAAGGCTTGAAAAATTGAAACAGTACACGAACAGAGAGATCGTCCCCGTGTCTGCCCTGACACGGCAGAACATCGACATCTTGAAGGAAAAGATCGCGCAGTTCGTAGGAGAGAGCAAGCTGAAGTTGAAGATGCTTCCCGCACCACCTTTTGAAAAACCGAAGCCCTTCAAAACTAAACTGGAACTCAAGTTCGACTTTGAGATCGTCAAGACCAAAGAAGGATTCGTCGTGAAGGGTGAACAGGTGGAAGCGTGGTTGAATCGTTATTCGATAGAGCACAGGGACGCCTTGGTTCGCTTTCTGGAACTGCTCGAAAAGAACGGTTTGAGCGAAAGATTGAAACAGGCGGGTGCGAAGGATGGAGATACTGTCTGGATCGGAAGCTACGATTTCGAATACCACGAATAGGATCGGCATCTTCGGTGGAACGTTCAACCCACCACACGTGGGACATCTGATCGTTGCGCAGTACGCGTTGGAGCTTTTAGAACTCGAACGACTCTACATCGTTCCTGCTTACAGACCTCCGCACAGATCGAACGACATAGCACCGTTCGAGTTGCGGTTCGACTGGTGCGTCAAGACCTTCGAATTGAAAAACGTCATCGTGAGCGATTATGAAAGAACGCGAGGGGATATCTCCTATTCTCTCTACACCGTGCGTTACTTCGCAGAACAACACAATTGCGCACCGTACTTCATAGTCGGAGAAGACGCCTTGAGTTACATCGAAAGTTGGCACAGATACACAGATTTGCTCAACTCCTGTCATTTCGTCGTTTATCCTCGCTACTGTGGCAAACCTTACCATGAGAGGGCGAAAGAAAAGCTCGGAGAACTCTTCGAAAAGATCGTTTTCCTCCAAGCTCCCCTGATCGAGATCTCGGCCAGCGAGATAAGAGAAAGAGTGAAACAAGGTAAGAGCATCAAAGGCATGGTCGTTTCTCAGATCGAAGAATCTGTGGTGAACCACTATGGAAAGGTTTAGCTATCCTGGTATCGTCGGTCTGGCACCCATGGCGGGTATCAGCAACAAAGCTTTTAGAACCGTCTGTCGACTCTGGGGAGCTCAATTCAGTTTCAGCGAGATGATCAGCGCAGAGAGCGTTCTTCTCGATCTTGACGTCGTCGATGAGATGCTTCCTTTCGAAGAAGAAAACTCCGCCGTTCAACTCTATGGGTCTGATCCGAAAAAACTCGCCCTCGCCGCCAAGAAGGTTCAGCACAGAGCCAGCTGGATCGATCTGAACGCGGCCTGTCCTGTGAAAAAAGTGATCAAGAAGAACGCTGGAGCCGCACTGTTGAAAGACCTCGAAAGGCTCAGAGACATAGTCGTGGCCATGAAGAACGCGTGTGAAAAGCCGATCACGGTGAAAATTAGGATCGGTTTTGAAAAGAACGAGCTTGAAAAGATCATGGACGTGCTGGTTTCGGCGGGAGTGGACGGCGTCGAGGTGCATGGAAGGACCGCAGTCCAAATGTACTCTGGAAAGGCACAGTGGAATCTGAATTTGGAAAGGTGGAACGTTCCAACCGCCATCTCTGGAGATCTCTACACAGTTGAGGATATTCGAAGAGCACTCGAGATCTCTAAAGCGAGCGCCGCATTGGTGGCCAGAGGTGCGCTCAGAAAGCCTTGGATCTTTCACGAGTTTTTCCACACCAAAGCACCGACTGTCGAACAGATCAGGGATATGTTCTTGTTCCACGCGAGACTTTTGAAAGAGCGCGAAGGGGAAAAGTCTTTTTACAAGTTGAGACAGTTCGTGGCAGGCTACACCCACGGCTTCTTCGGTGGTCGTGAATTTCGAGAGAGATTCATGAAACTGGAGGGTTTCGACGCGATAGAATCTGCGATTCGCGAGTTTTTTAATCGATTTTTAATGAGCGTGGGCGAGAATACCGTTCGAGATAGAACCAATGCGTGACCTCGTCCGTTACCACCACGATCATAATTTCTGCGACACGCATCAACGCTGTGAAGGATTCTTCGACCATCTCGTCGAGACCGGCAAGGCTCGAAAAGTTCATTTTGAGTGAGTTCACAATCGTGCCGAAATCGTCAACGATACCTCTCATCGACAATTCCCGCCGTCAGAGTGCCCCCCGACACTCATCAACGTGAACGATGTGATTGCGAAACAGGGTCGTGGGAAAGATCGATTTCATCCGATGGTCTGTACACGGTGAGAACGTGGCGTTGACGTACAGTTTCGTGTGCGAGGGTCGAAAGACTGAGGAGGTGATTTTTGTGAGAAGCACGGCTGTGTTGGTTCTTGTGGCTGCGCTGACGTTGCTCTTGTTGGCTCTGAGTTCCTGTGCGAAATGGATATTAATCGTGGTCGACGGTAAAGTTTATCCGATCGAGGTCGAAGAGACTTCGAATGCCTCGGAGCTCAAGGACCCCACGAACCAAGATTTCATGGAACTCGCGAACTGGTGCGCAGAGCAGGAAGACGTCGTGATGTTTTGGTACGATTTGGCTGATCCGCCAGTTGGATTCCACGACAGAGCGACGCTCTTTGTAGGTGCAACCGATGTAATCGACAAGAACGTGTATGTGAACAACGTTTTCATCGCCAATTACGAGGACACAGCGATCGATGAAATCATATCGATCATCAGCGAACAACCGAGAGAAGACTTTCCTGGCGAACTGAAACTGCGCCTCGTCGCGACAGACCTCTCTGCCACGGTGTACGATCTCTTCGTAGACGAAGTGAAAGCGAAAGATGCGACGGCCAAATACGTACTCGTCGAATTCGAGGAAGTTCAGAGCAACGTTTACAAGGTCACGAAGGTTCAAGTGTCGGAGAACTTCGAAAACATGGATGTACCGAAGAATATTCCAGCGAGTGAACTGAACACTAAGGGCTTCGCGTTCTTCAAAATACGAGACGGCGAAGTCGTGGATAATCGAGTGATCGAACCTTTGAAAAAAGTACAAAGGTGAGAAACAGCTTCTCTGCGTTCGTGAATTCAAAGTTCGATGTCATGGAATTTGCCGTCTGCCAGTTTTTTAATGGATTTCTAATGAACGTGAGTGACAATATCATTGTCAAAGAAGATGGAGCAAAAGTTTGAGTCGAGGAGGTGTCGCACATGAGGAAAGCTTTCGTGATGCTGAGCGTGCTCGTGGCGTTGGTTTCAAGCTTTGCGTTGGTTAATCCCGACTATCAAAGTCCCATCGTGGCGGTGGTGGAAGCCTGCGCACCGGCCGTCGTGAAAGTGGAGGCCGTCAAGACCGTCACTTCTCCATACTTCGATCCGTTCATCGAAGAGTTCTTCAGACGTTGGTTCGGTTATTCTCCGTTCGGTGGGACGCAGAGGGCGACGAGCATAGGTTCTGGCTTCATCTTCGACAAGGAAGGTTACATACTGACCAACGAACATGTCGTGGGTGGAGCCTCAGAGATAACGGTGACGCTCCTGGACGGTTCTTCCTACAAAGCTGAGTACATTGGTGGCGATTCGGAACTGGACATAGCCGTGCTGAAGATCAGCGCTCAGAGAGAGTTACCAACTGTGCCATTTGGAGACTCCGACAGGGTGAAGATTGGTGAGTGGGTCATAGCCATAGGGAACCCTCTGGGGTTCCAACACACTGTGACCATCGGTGTTGTGAGTGCGACGGGTAGAAGGATTCCAAAACCTGATGGATCTGGATACTACACCAACTTGATCCAAACCGATGCGGCGATCAACCCAGGCAACAGCGGTGGGCCACTTTTGAACATACACGGTCAGGTGATAGGTATCAACACCGCGATCATCAACCCACAGCAAGCGGTGAACCTCGGCTTCGCCATACCGATCAACACCGTGAAGAGGTTCATCAACCAGCTGGTCGAGACTGGAAAGACTCAGAAAGCCTATCTCGGCGTCAGGATCACCACCGTGACGAACGAGCTCGCCAAAGCACTCGGGCTGAAGGTCAACAAAGGTGCCCTGATCGTACAGGTTTTGGAAGGCTCTCCCGCCGACAAAGCCGGCTTGAAAGACAACGACGTGGTCGTCAAATTCGATGGTGTTGACGTCAGTTCCGACGCCGAACTGGTCTCGCTCATACACAGCCACGTGCCGGGTGACATCGTCGAGATCGTCGTGAACAGGAACGGCAAAGAGATCAAGTTCGTCGTGACGCTGGGCGCCGCTTCGGACGAACAAGCTCCATCGAGCATCTCAGCAAAAGAATTTGTAGGTTTGATCGTCGACGAAATAACCCCCGCCGACAGAGAAACTTATTCTATACCCACCAGCGTGAACGGTGTGATCGTGAGACAGAACAAAGGCTCGCTCGGTTTACAGGTCGGCGACGTGATCGACCAAGTCGCGGTGAGTGGACAACGTTACACGATCAGATCGTTGAGTGACTGGAATCAAGCCGTGGAAAAAGTCAAAAAGGGAGACTTCGTAGCGATCTTCGCCGTTAGAAAGAACGCAAGGTTGGTCTTCAGTTTCACGTACTGAAGAGGCGCTCTGCGCCTCTTTTCAAAAACTTGGGGGTGGTGTGATGAAGAGTTTGAAATGGTTTTTGATTGCAACATCAGCGATCGTCGCCTTGATACTGGTTTCGTGCGCTCCTCTACCTTCGATCATATCCAGCGTCACGCAAAACATCGTCGAAGTCACCGCCAACAGCACTGACAGCGATCTGTTGAACCTCGCCAGTTGGTGTGATTCAAAGCCTGACATTTTGATGCTCTGGTATGATTTTGATAATCAACCCACTGGTTTCACAAACAGAAGCCTTGTCTTTTCAGTTAATGCAGCCGATAAGAACGTTTATCTGAACAACGAGTTCGTTGGAAACTACGATATGACTGATTTGGATACAATTAAAAACACAATCGACGACAGCAAAACAACTTTCGATGGAACACTGATTCTATACCTGAGAGCCGACGATCTACTCGGAACGAGTTGGGATCTGATCATAGGTGAGGCTGGTCAAACAAAGGTGCCAGTTACGAACTATGTGCTTGTCGAGTTTAAGAGAGAAGGCAGTGTCTACAAAGTGACCAAGGTTCAGGCAGGTGGTGACTGGCAAAATTTCACTGTTCCTAAGGACATGACATTGACGGACATTGAAACCAAAGGTTTCGCCTTCTTCAGAATCGATGATGACAAAGTCGTAGATGCACGAGTCATATATCCACAGTGATGAGGGGGGATACGGATGAAAAGATCTTTGATCGTGGTACTCGCATTGTTGGTCGCAGTCATGGCTTTTGCAGACATGCAGCTCAAGAACATAATAATCGTTCCACAACCAAGCGAACTCGAAGTCAAGGTGTGGTTGAACAAGCCAGAGGGTGCGGTGTATCAAGTCGGTGAGTCGCTGAACATCTACTTCAAAGCCAACAAGAGTTGCTACGTCTTGATCTACAACATCCGTACCGACGGCAAGATCACGCTCCTGTTCCCGAACAAATACGATTCGAACAACTACATCGCGCCGAACGTGACTTACAAACTGCCCATATCCAACTTGTACTCCTTCAAGGTCGCCCCACCTGAAGGAAAAGAATTCATCCAGATCATAGCCAGCACGAGCTTTATTCCCATCATTCAACAGCTCAGAGATCTCGGCACAAAACAGACGTTCCCGTTGCTCAGCGAAGATGCGGAAAACTACGTGCAAAAACAGATCTTGCCTTATCTGTCTGGCGAATGGGCCAGCGACATAACTTACTTCTACGTTGGAAGGGCTCCAAGAACCGGCGTCGCACAACTCGAATCCAACCCAACGGGTGCACACGTCTACGTCGATGGAAAGTACATTGGAAGAACTCCTGCAAGGGTTGAACTCGACGAAGGTCAGCACTTTGCGACTTTCTACTGGCAGAACCAAGTACGAACGGAGACCTTCTTTGTCACCGCTGGAAGAACGGTGCTTGTGACGGCTAACTTCATACAGAAGACGATGCTGAACATAAACACCACCCCACCCGGAGCTCAGATATTCCTCGATGGCTCTTTCATAGGCGTGAGCCCGATCCAAATCGAGGTTCAACCGGGTCAACACACCGTTTTGGCAACGATGCCGGGTTATTCCGCTGCACAGCAGAGTTTCACCGTTGCACCGGGTGAGACGAAGACCATCAATCTGGTGTTGAATCCGGAACAAGCGACTTTGAAAGTGTTTTCGAGCCCGGCGGGCGCTTCGATCTACGTCAACGGTCAATACCGAGGTGTTGCGCCTTCAGCTGGATTGACTCTGACACTGGCACCGGGCACTTACAGTGTTGAAGCGAGACTATCGGGTTATCAAGATGCTTCCATGACGGTAACGCTCAATCCAGGCGAGACGAGAACCATAACGCTCACGCTCGTACCACGAAAAGCGACGCTCAACATATTCACCAACCCAGTCGGTGCATCTATTTACGTGAACGGTAACTACATTGGGACCACAAGAACAACTGGTCTTTCTGTGCAGGTCGATCCCGGCACACACACGATCATCGCCACGATGAGTGGCTATCAAGACACGACCGTGACTGTGAACGTTGGATCTGGTGAGACCAAGCGTGTCGATATAACTCTACCACCCATCATCAGAACGGGGTTCTTACTCATCTACACGAACCCCACGAACGCTTCAATATACGTCGATGGCAGATACGTAGGTGTGGCCGGTCCTACAGGATTGAGAGTGGAAGTGGATGCAAACGTGGTGCACAGAGTCGTTGCGAGTTTGCCGGATTACGAGGACGCCTCCGTGGAAGTTCAAGTGTCGCCGAACGAGACAAGAACTGTTAATCTCACGCTCGAGCCGATCGTGAAGGTTGGCACGGTGAGCATCAACAGTTCGCCTTCCAACGCGCTCGTGTACATAAATGGATATCTCAAAGGCATCACACCGCTGAGGTTGGACCTGGAATACGGCACGTACCAACTCGTCGTGATCAAGGGTGGTTACTACGCGGAAGTGCTCACTCTCAAAGTGGACAGAAAGTCCGTCAGTGTGAGCGTGACACTCAGACCGATACAGTGACGGACTCAGAACAACTGAAGGGGGCGAAAGCCCCCTTCAATCTTGTCTCACATCGATGATGGAAACGTTCACAACACCCTCCAAGAGTTTCTTCTCGAAGTTTTCTCTGTCCAAAGATGGCTTCACCTTGATCACGACGCTGTACTCTTCTTCAGACTTTTCGTACGTGCTCACGGCTATGACGTCTCCACCGCATTGGTTCATCAGGTTCAGAATCCTTGCCAGGATGCCTGGAACGTTTCGAACCTTGAAGACGTACCTGAAGCCCTTCTCCCGCGCGCCGAGCATGTTGATGAACACTTTGAATATGTCGGTCTCGGTGACGATACCAACGAGTCTTTCTTCCTCCATCACCAAGAGTGAGCCGATCTTTTTGTCCGTCATGATCTTCGCCGCCTCTTCTATAGGTGTGTTGGGATGAACATGAACCACATCCTTCTTCATGATCTGCTTGACTGTGAGTTTACCCAGCAGAGTGGTGAGTTCCCACACATCCAACGTGGTCGCCTGTGAGGGGGAAGCTTTCAGCAGGTCTTTTTCAGCGATGATACCGACGACTCTATCGTTCTTCACCACAGGCAGTCTTCTGATGCCCTTCGTCCTGATGATCTCCATGGCTTCTTGAAAGGTCGTCTCCGGTGAAACGGTGACGACGTTCGTGGTCATGATGTCCTTCACGAACATGGTAAAACCCCCTTCCGAGAGATTGTTTAAAAAGCCGGCGTTGAAGATCCATCTTTTCATTAATGATACACCACATCTCAAAGTTCTGTGGCAACAAAAAGGACCCCGCGAGGGGTCCTTGAGTTCCTTCCAGAGACCACGTTACGGATTTGCACCACCCATCAACATACCAATCAGTCCTATCACCGCACCGGCCGCACCAACGATGATGCCTATCAAGCCCATGTTGTAAGCCTCGTTGATCTTCTTCGCCTGCTCAACCGTCGCCGCTTCTATGTCGCTCATCCAAGGTTTGGAATCGATCTTCTTGGACAGGTTAGCGATGTTCTGTTCGGCTTGAGAAACTTTCTGACTCAGAGATGTCAACTGACCTG
This window contains:
- a CDS encoding CBS domain-containing protein is translated as MFVKDIMTTNVVTVSPETTFQEAMEIIRTKGIRRLPVVKNDRVVGIIAEKDLLKASPSQATTLDVWELTTLLGKLTVKQIMKKDVVHVHPNTPIEEAAKIMTDKKIGSLLVMEEERLVGIVTETDIFKVFINMLGAREKGFRYVFKVRNVPGILARILNLMNQCGGDVIAVSTYEKSEEEYSVVIKVKPSLDRENFEKKLLEGVVNVSIIDVRQD